Proteins from a single region of Aerococcus viridans:
- a CDS encoding V0D/AC39 family V-type ATPase subunit, with translation MKLDNYTAIDTKIHGMRKHLLTSEKIEAHGDIPTLNELYALITENPSYKKAADVLKTDVSSREDIELMLNYGNFFEFLKIYRFASLQQRAFLKRYAMFFEAWFIKHTLRTVDNRGETTVIMSPVTHYLDDNRGFKTTDLIMATDVKAVVDALADTIYGPFFQQYSNLFSQNDYDRYEFEIAFDQFVIQQIWQGGKKYLTGESLTGFKKLFGARFDILNIFTIYRLKFLYQLNDNEVTSALVDAHYRLNDEYVDRLLQAPDIRNFEITVAELGYGDIFEHLSTEESLQKYEEAFLRSLQSHLANRAPRSMFAIINYLEDSRRALLMLEELTERITYKNISPIERSLNQ, from the coding sequence ATGAAATTGGATAACTATACTGCTATAGACACAAAAATTCATGGTATGCGAAAGCATTTACTGACCAGTGAGAAAATCGAGGCTCATGGGGATATTCCTACATTAAATGAATTGTACGCATTAATCACCGAAAATCCTTCTTACAAAAAGGCAGCAGACGTTCTAAAAACTGATGTCTCTTCGCGAGAAGATATTGAGTTGATGCTTAATTACGGCAATTTCTTTGAGTTTTTAAAGATATATCGATTTGCCTCTTTGCAACAACGCGCCTTCCTTAAACGATATGCAATGTTTTTTGAAGCTTGGTTTATCAAACATACCTTACGAACGGTAGATAATCGCGGTGAAACAACCGTCATCATGAGTCCAGTAACCCATTATCTTGATGATAATCGCGGATTCAAAACGACAGATTTGATCATGGCAACTGACGTAAAAGCAGTTGTGGATGCACTTGCTGACACCATTTACGGACCTTTTTTCCAACAATATAGTAACTTATTTAGTCAAAATGACTATGACCGCTATGAATTCGAAATTGCCTTTGACCAATTTGTCATTCAACAAATTTGGCAAGGCGGTAAAAAATATCTAACTGGTGAGTCATTAACAGGTTTTAAAAAACTATTCGGCGCCCGCTTTGATATCTTAAATATTTTTACAATTTATCGTTTGAAATTCCTCTACCAATTAAATGACAACGAAGTGACTTCTGCTCTAGTGGATGCTCATTATCGCTTAAATGATGAGTATGTTGATCGATTGCTACAAGCACCTGATATTCGTAATTTTGAAATAACAGTTGCAGAGCTTGGTTATGGTGATATTTTTGAACATTTATCAACTGAGGAATCCCTTCAAAAATATGAAGAAGCATTTTTAAGATCTTTACAAAGTCATCTAGCAAATAGAGCACCAAGATCTATGTTTGCAATTATTAATTATTTAGAAGATAGTCGTCGCGCACTACTAATGTTAGAAGAATTAACCGAACGAATTACATATAAAAACATCTCACCTATAGAAAGGAGTTTAAATCAATGA
- the comGA gene encoding competence type IV pilus ATPase ComGA encodes MIDKMISMAILKRSDDIHILPEGQQYHIFLRDGYQLILQETLEFEKGSQLIRLLKYMANMDVGEKRMPQDGAIVYDLADDKIELRLSSISNYLMHESLVIRVFHDKVTSDFKANHLNQEAYDTMNKYMKRKSGLIIFSGPVSSGKTTTIYQLLRNAYQEKASQIITIEEPIEIKEPTFLQTEVNEKADITYDRLLTASLRHHPDIILIGEIRSEETAKMVIRASLTGHLVLATIHAKNTFGVIGRLKELGITNEQLVQTLLLVVAQRLVPRVLDQDLEATEKLAIFELLHGDQLSSFILNQSYPNDFKSLNRLLKEAYEHGYIAQSSMEEYQLETISEH; translated from the coding sequence ATGATAGACAAGATGATTTCGATGGCGATATTAAAACGGTCCGATGATATCCACATTCTCCCGGAGGGACAGCAATATCATATTTTTCTGAGAGACGGATACCAATTGATATTGCAGGAAACCCTTGAATTTGAGAAAGGTAGCCAGCTGATACGGCTTTTAAAATACATGGCTAATATGGATGTAGGTGAGAAACGTATGCCCCAAGACGGTGCTATTGTCTATGACCTGGCAGACGACAAAATCGAATTGCGATTATCGTCAATCTCAAATTATCTCATGCATGAATCATTAGTCATTCGTGTCTTTCATGATAAGGTGACCAGTGATTTTAAAGCCAATCACTTGAATCAAGAAGCTTATGACACTATGAACAAATATATGAAGCGCAAAAGTGGTTTGATTATATTTTCAGGTCCAGTTTCTTCAGGTAAAACAACGACTATATACCAGTTGCTAAGGAATGCCTATCAAGAAAAAGCCAGTCAAATTATTACCATCGAAGAGCCCATTGAAATTAAAGAACCCACTTTCTTACAAACTGAAGTCAATGAAAAGGCGGATATTACTTATGACCGTTTGTTGACGGCTAGTTTGCGACATCATCCAGATATTATTCTAATTGGTGAAATCAGAAGTGAAGAAACGGCGAAAATGGTGATCCGCGCTTCACTGACTGGTCATCTGGTTCTAGCCACTATTCATGCTAAAAATACTTTTGGTGTTATTGGACGCTTGAAAGAATTAGGGATCACAAACGAACAATTGGTTCAGACCTTACTATTAGTCGTTGCCCAAAGGCTGGTGCCTCGTGTCCTTGATCAAGACTTAGAAGCGACTGAGAAATTAGCCATATTTGAGTTGCTACACGGCGACCAGCTGAGTAGTTTCATTTTAAATCAAAGCTATCCAAATGATTTTAAATCACTAAATCGACTATTAAAGGAGGCTTATGAACATGGTTACATCGCCCAGTCGAGCATGGAAGAATATCAACTGGAAACAATTAGCGAACACTGA
- the comGB gene encoding competence type IV pilus assembly protein ComGB, protein MVTSPSRAWKNINWKQLANTEITSTWKPQLQATVLLYIAEMLQEGFPMLEIFAFLKTIFPKQEVTFGKMAAGFSAGQYFYQVIHEMKIKGNVAYQIQVAEAYGNFGLGLETIAMYIQERDQQMQKLKGVMLYPIALIVLMIGMLFGLRIFLLPQLASMSVGEGQGLLSYLLIFLQELHWIMIGFLILLLVILIVYLIWKKRTNPLSRARLYVKLPVVGKLFRLYYTQFFAYEFSQLFRIGYSVRQITESLIKQNEVAFLQAFGEYLDERYYQGVSFTDSLTAADVFTREFPAIVIQGELLNQLAIKTRLYSQRVLRLLYQTIDQQIKIAQSILFLSVAICVVMVYLILMLPMLTMLETI, encoded by the coding sequence ATGGTTACATCGCCCAGTCGAGCATGGAAGAATATCAACTGGAAACAATTAGCGAACACTGAAATTACTAGCACTTGGAAACCACAATTACAGGCGACTGTACTTTTATATATCGCAGAAATGCTTCAAGAAGGGTTTCCTATGCTTGAAATATTTGCTTTCTTAAAGACTATTTTTCCTAAGCAGGAAGTGACCTTTGGCAAAATGGCAGCCGGTTTCTCAGCTGGCCAGTATTTTTACCAAGTTATACATGAAATGAAAATTAAGGGTAACGTAGCGTATCAAATCCAGGTGGCAGAAGCTTATGGCAATTTTGGTTTAGGGCTAGAAACGATTGCAATGTACATTCAAGAACGTGATCAACAGATGCAAAAGCTAAAAGGGGTAATGCTTTATCCAATTGCTTTAATTGTGTTGATGATTGGCATGTTATTTGGCCTGCGTATATTTCTTTTGCCACAATTGGCTTCTATGTCAGTGGGTGAGGGACAGGGGTTACTGAGCTATTTATTGATTTTCTTGCAAGAGCTGCATTGGATAATGATAGGGTTTTTAATTCTGCTGTTAGTTATACTTATCGTCTATCTAATATGGAAGAAGAGGACTAACCCATTATCAAGAGCAAGGTTATATGTCAAATTACCAGTGGTTGGAAAATTATTTAGATTATATTACACCCAGTTTTTTGCTTATGAATTTAGCCAACTATTTAGAATAGGTTATTCAGTGCGGCAAATCACTGAGTCGTTAATTAAACAAAATGAAGTTGCATTCTTACAAGCTTTTGGTGAGTACTTAGACGAAAGATATTATCAAGGTGTGTCATTTACGGATAGTTTAACAGCTGCCGATGTGTTCACCCGTGAATTTCCAGCAATAGTAATTCAGGGAGAATTATTAAATCAATTGGCGATTAAGACAAGGTTATATAGTCAGAGGGTTTTAAGACTTCTGTATCAAACGATTGATCAACAAATAAAGATAGCACAATCCATTTTGTTTTTGAGTGTCGCAATCTGTGTGGTCATGGTCTACTTAATTTTAATGTTACCAATGTTAACGATGTTAGAAACAATTTAA
- the comGC gene encoding competence type IV pilus major pilin ComGC produces the protein MKKVLVRFIQKGRRKEGFTLIEMVLVLFIVAALLLLIIPNMSKQTKNVETKTNAALVETVETQKELYLLEHDEASVTAEVLAEQGYITDEQLEKYNAIPAGTVTP, from the coding sequence ATGAAAAAAGTATTAGTTAGGTTCATTCAAAAGGGTCGTAGAAAAGAAGGTTTTACGCTTATAGAAATGGTTTTGGTCCTATTTATTGTGGCAGCCTTGTTACTGCTAATTATACCAAACATGTCCAAGCAAACAAAAAATGTAGAGACTAAAACTAACGCTGCTTTAGTCGAAACTGTTGAAACGCAGAAGGAATTATATTTACTAGAACATGATGAAGCAAGTGTCACGGCGGAAGTACTAGCGGAGCAGGGTTATATCACAGATGAGCAATTAGAAAAATATAATGCTATTCCAGCTGGAACTGTTACCCCTTAG
- a CDS encoding prepilin-type N-terminal cleavage/methylation domain-containing protein, whose amino-acid sequence MKKHKRKSGFTLLEMILVLFALSLSLILAVPYANDAIVRYESKVMMRNVMQHFEYAHKMTIVRKGIHFVTFSGNTVEFRADLLRPSPGDTTFVFPKEAKFVHYKRFEFSTSGTVGPQTITLRTPTKDYAIVYQFSGGRYVIEEKEPIDS is encoded by the coding sequence ATGAAAAAACATAAAAGGAAATCAGGATTTACTCTTCTAGAAATGATACTCGTTTTATTTGCGCTGTCATTATCATTAATACTTGCGGTCCCATATGCAAATGACGCAATTGTCCGCTATGAATCAAAAGTAATGATGCGTAATGTCATGCAACACTTTGAATACGCGCATAAGATGACAATTGTGAGGAAAGGTATTCATTTTGTGACTTTCTCAGGTAATACAGTGGAATTTCGAGCTGATCTATTACGCCCTTCACCAGGAGATACGACATTTGTATTTCCAAAAGAAGCTAAGTTTGTGCATTATAAAAGATTTGAATTTTCTACGTCAGGAACTGTTGGGCCACAAACGATTACCTTAAGAACACCAACGAAGGATTATGCAATAGTTTATCAATTTTCTGGAGGGCGCTATGTTATTGAAGAAAAAGAGCCAATTGATTCATAA